aactatttacacttataatacttcattgattactgttcattaaaagtttgcactaaaaaacgagcgaatattaacctataagaataaatagcagagaactttttctcaatAAACCGcaaatagaaaagttgacagctataattttgtgTGAGGGGCGCCCTTGGGTAGCGGCGTTAATAACACCCATTTCAAAAAAggggtaattaagaaaaaaacactccgaaaataagcaaaaaagaaacagaaaatttgtttatttcattgtaagatcgtatttaatttaaCTCGTGATCATAGCAAAAACTAAATTATCACTCGTGGCGTCGcaactcgtgaaaatatgtttttctatgaaaaccCGTTAtataaatacgatcttacaccgAAATGCGTTTTTGTCATTAGCTGTTTAGTGGTTGTTCATAGAAGTAAGTTTGCTCAATCTATACAAAGTTAACATGCTAGTTTTTTTCATATGGGGAGTCAGTTTTCAAACTTATGTCTTTCATCTGCTACGCTgacttatatcatttgattaAACGTAAACAATCTCGCACTTTAAGTATTTCGATACAATAATGTCCCGTTTACAATGATAAAACTCATTCCCATAAACTTTCTAAttgaaatttatacatatatagcaACTCATTGTTCAAACCAAATCGCTATTTTACTGGTGTACTTCCACGCCCGCTCTAAAACGATCGGTCGCCTGACACACGTGAGATGATCGTATACACGACAATCGAGAACAACCAAATAAGACttaatgcttattttcggatatatataagtattttaaaaacaattctaaatAAGCGCTTCTGCAATAACCCTTCGCTAAACCATTGGACGATCTCAATGTTTTGGATCGCTGATGACGTAGAATGTCGTTGCTATGCTGACGATCACCCTTTATCAGCacatataattttacaattagTGATTACATAGTTCacaaatgattgaaaatgtgatcatttttgtaaattatgttttcaaaccGTAGCCTTAATACACCTCATAGACTTCTATCATCTAATCTAATCATAAACCATATCGAAAGAACTtacttatttatatatgcagtcaattaaatgttataaaaatcaTAGCATTCTAAAATTTAACGTTATGTTTCAGACCAAATCGCTACTCCACTGGTATACTTCCATGCTCGATCTCCGCAGAGAACCGCCCTGTCCACAGGTGAGGTGATCGTGTACAAGACAATTGATACCAACCAGGGCAACGGATACAGCTCCACTTCGGGCAAGTTCACTGCTCCAGTACGGGGACTCTTCTTGTTGCTCATGCATACATGCATAACTTTACAAAACTTCGATTTTCTCCAGATAGTTAAGGAAGGCTCAGTCCTCACTGGAACTTCAAACTATGACCAAAACTATCATACCTGTTCTAGTAGTCAGGTGATTGTACAGCTTGATGGCGGTGAAACTATCTGGGTACAATGCTCCAATGGGGGATCTGACAGACAACTGTATGATCATGCGCATTATTGGAACAGTTTTGGTGGTGTTCTCATTCACAACTGACCTGCTTAGAACGTTGTTAATAGAAAGTCATAAAGCGAAAACACAACATACGATATAAATCTTGCAATTATTGATTAcctattttacaattaaagtatTAAGATTGGGCAAAAAACGTACATCGGAAGTGGaagtaaattaattttgcattgattgattacctatttcagaaaaaaagtattatcaTACCGTTATATATCCTTATTCAATCATTGCAAACTATCGCCTGTACCCCGTCTGTATgttgtgtatgttatataaatattgttgaatatcGCCTTTGTGCGTGATAACGCACCGAACGAGATGTCATGCAGGTCATCAGAAAAGCATCCTATCgaaatattacattaattttatacCTAAGTATTTATTCCtatttatttttcggtttcattttgatttatttttatcgcttctttcaaatgtttaaatgttaaatggcTTGCGTAACATTATGTTACGTATATCTGTGCACTGAAGTCAATGGAGAATACTCCAGTAAAACAGAAGTCAGAAGTTACGGAAGTCACTTTATTGAGAAAAATAAGAAGacaatgttttatatcattattatagataaataaacaaattgctaatacaaaaacagttattatatgtcacagcacaaacataacaaacataaacggTACTTATTTGACGAGTATAAACAATCTTAATTTTCAACGAAACGcgacaattttaacaaaatataatgttcataCAACATTTTGACGATCATATTAAATATGCAGAATTCAGGGAAGTTAGTAAATAAATCGCTATTACTATCGATAAATCGAACTCGCcctctttttctttttaagaagGGCTGTTATTGTTTATGATGGTTATTAATGATCGTCGAATTGGCAAACAACTAATTGTCTGAATAGATTGGAGGTGTTCTCTGCTTCATGATTATCCTCATGTTTCTTTGGCTATTATAATGTAACTGAATATCTACATACTACTGGTGGTGTGAATAAAACTCACTGTGAGGGAGCAAGAATTGTGACGTCACCACAAATGTGTACGACAACGACGATCTTGACACAACACaaggtatgttttttttttatattttctttagtaaattgaatcaaattaaaacaagaccTCGCCCATGGTACGTCACATTATTTCAGCTTTCACGTGGTATACTGTCTGTCATTCTTGATGTTgtagtttttgagaacattcaaaaacaaattttgaatcggcgatgcagacgaccacacattttgttaattttgcaaaaacaatgatacatCGGCTAGTTTCAACTGGCtctttacaaaaacatatttaaacagtaaatatatgtcatttacaaTACCCTTTTCAAGgcgaaatgatgtttttaaaagaaatcctacaatattaaattatgcgAACGACCACAATCGAGAATTTAGGCGAACGACCACACccttttttatcttattttgatAGGAGTGCGAATAAAGCTTCGTAGCACATTGGAAACAACACCGGAcagcaattttggcgacaccggttcgaacccggtctccgacttaattttgttatatttttgtatattttgtacatttatggtatcaaagagtaaaacattttattaaataattgtccagagattcgttacagagaaaaacttttttggtgccaatctgggaTATTATCCCTTAAATATAGAATATTGTGTCAACGTTGCttcgtttaaagtaaaaaggTCGACCACTTCAAATGTTCCATTTGTGTTGAAATATTCCAGACAAAGACTAAATGTAGTATATTATAtgatagattttttttctacaaaatgaTATGCATTTACTCTTTAGATGTCATGTGCATGGCGAGGAGAAGCCCTTCGTTTGTTTGAATTGCGAGAAGTCGTTTCCAACCAATGCTGATCTTTAAAATCATATTCGACGTGAAAAAAGCAGGGGTGTAACTGTCACGAATGTGGGATGTCTTTCTCAGAAAAGACAAACCTGAAGGCACAATTGGATATGCACAAGGGGGAGTCAAGCCTTAAATGTATAGAGTGTGAAAAAGTGTTTCGGCACCGGAGCAGCCTTTCCAGGCATAAGAAAATTCACAAAAGCAACATGGATTAATTACAATAAGGCTCTATGTTTCGTTTGATTTTTTGTTCGATTAATCTTATTACTACTTTTCCTGTTATGACATGGTTATTAGAAAAACAGATTGtattttctaacaatatttttttaagtaatcgCCGTAAGTACATTAACAGGAAGGCATTTTCAGTACGGTTTTAGTAAATTCTTGCTTTTGTTTGAGGAGAtgaatttttagctcgactatccAAAGactaaggagagctatactactcaccctaccGTCGACCCCAAatcttgtttaaagttttgcatgtaagcacctttaagtcattatctcagcaaatacatgtatagtattgaaactttagatatgtgtCCTCAACTACACAATCTAAATCATTACTCAAGcgagataactctatcttgcatataatgcaaattattgacCTTTATCATTCGACATTGAAATTCTGTTTAAGGTTTTGAGTAGAAGCACAGTTAGGTGGATTGTAATGATACTTTATTCAACGGTACTCAACGATCAAGCGTGCTAAACGAGTTAAataagataactgtattttgcatattatgcaaattatggtCCTTTATAGTTTGATTAAGAAATGCTTGTAAGGTTTCGCaggtaaccacatttaagtcaatatgtCAGCAAATATCCTTGTTTTAGTCTGAGTCGATGGGTTtgcataaatgattattgtaatGTGATTCATTTCACTTTTTGTGATTTGCTATGTGAtcacatttttatgtttaagttttgcatgtaaacagcCTGATCAGTATTACATGCTAAATCaatcttatattgatgtgattTATACTCTGAAATTCTTCACTGGGAttcgtttgtatttttaaaattaacacaATGCACGTtttcaaatatcagttttatttgatttatcttAGCAATTATTaccatataataataattattgccATATAAGTGACATGTCAATACAGAATTATGGCACAACACATATGTTATCAGATACAACTTTGTAAATGAATAATGACTACACATGTCCTTCGCCGGCTATAAATGAACTACCCTGTAGCATTAGAAGTTTTTTTTCGATGGCGTCCATTTCGGTGCAATATGTGTATTGATGACCACGTAGAGGTACATCAACATTGACAAGATCAGACCGTCTGTTCTTTCTCCGGTGAAGACTCAGCCCAGATTTCTTCCACATCTAGttttataactgaaaaaaacGGTATGAATTTGTTTACTGTAAATcacatgattttgtttaaacatgctGCAATATCCATTGACAAAATTTGATCTTATTCTcagttatcaaaatatcaaataaaacaatttgaacCACAAGTAAACACGTGACGAGGTctgaacacatttgaataaattgcaTTCTGGATGAAAGCTTGCGGGTCTAAAATTTGCAACGCCAATTTATTTCGTTAATCAGTGAAAAACtgaccattttatttattgtaaatcaacacaaaacataataatttgaGATTTCTTTACGCATGTAAGATTacataacaatactttttttacgGAATGCCGTAagggccatcgcctgtgaatgtgttgatctgaaacacTATACTCGATAGTACGTGTGAAAAAgggaaatcacgaaactacgatggtgaaaacgcgacagtacgatgatgaatacgcgacagtacgataacgaaaacgcgtttatacgaaagtacgatgatgataatgcgataaatTTCGTGTTATCACCAttgtactttcgcgttttcaccatcgtactatcgcgttttcatcatcgtactgtcgtgttttcatcatcgtactatcgcgttttcatcaccgtactgtcgtgttatcatcatcgtactatcggcTTCAGGTGCGCATGCGCATAGAAGAATTGACCCTCCATGTGACAATAGTCGGTTTTAGTGGTGCTTGTATGAAGTCATTGAATCATGTCGTGAACTGAAGCTGTTATAACGCATTTTGAATTGTACTGAAATACTgttcattaaaagtttaaacaacgattgacacaatacagattaaattatgaattatctttatacaataaaaccaaCCAGTCAAAACAGTATCTTCGAATAGTTTTCCAAATGCAGTACCTCTGAggtcacatcatcatcatcattatcatcatcatcatcatcatcatcatcatcatcatcatcatcatcatcatcatcatcattagcagcagcagcagcaccaccaccacagcCACTTCTAATTCATCATTCAATTTGTGTCAAGTGCTTGTGGATTATTTTAGACGCTttttaagaatacaacctataAGACTGATATATTACAGATACAATAGAAGCATAAGCAGCATATAGTTAATCAAAAAAGAGACCGCGAATAGTAGTTTTAGTAGAATggtagaaatagtagtagtggtggttgtggtcgaagtagtagtagtaatagcaacaacagcaacagcatgagaagtaatagtagtagtaatagtattagtactagtattagtattagtagtagtagtagtagtagtagtagtagtagtagtagtagtagtagtagtagtagtagtagtagtagtagtagtagtaggagtagtagtagtagtagtagtagtagtagtagtagtagtagtagtagtagtagtagtagtagtagtagtagtagtagtagtactggtagtggtagtggtagtactggtagtggtagtggtagtggtagtagtagtataaatagtggtggaagtggtagtggtagtagtggtagtggtagtggtagtgtttgtggtagtggtagtagtggtagtagtagtagtagtagtagtagtagtagtagtagtagtagtagtagtagtagtagtagtagtagtagtagtagtagtagtagtagcagcagcagcagcagcagcagcagcagcagcagcagcagcagcagcagcagcagcagtagtagtagtagtagtagtagaagtaatagtagtagtagtagaagtagtagtagaagtagtggtagttgtggtagtggcagtggtagtggtagtgtctaccggtatgatataaacctacatgtagaatg
This genomic stretch from Mya arenaria isolate MELC-2E11 chromosome 10, ASM2691426v1 harbors:
- the LOC128204414 gene encoding uncharacterized protein LOC128204414, translating into MTGLLQLLLLVSMSVASEPSCPACSKYDYEEKVLERMVRMEFAFEKVLKENKDVSKTVEQDLTRIKEENERLHATIDALKDQQEQAERRLVSLMEEVERNQSSTLEKIVSDSNTTLEQTITAFNDLKDQIATPLVYFHARSPQRTALSTGEVIVYKTIDTNQGNGYSSTSGKFTAPVRGLFLLLMHTCITLQNFDFLQIVKEGSVLTGTSNYDQNYHTCSSSQVIVQLDGGETIWVQCSNGGSDRQLYDHAHYWNSFGGVLIHN